Below is a genomic region from Streptomyces sp. RPA4-2.
CCGGTTCACCCACGAGTACGAGGGCGACTACGAGCCCGGCCCCTGGCGGATCCGCTTCGAACGGCTGCTGACCCTGCTGACGGACTAGGGCGTGACGGCGCTACGACGGCGGCAGGCACTCCTTCGCCGGCGGCTTCCCCTCCGGCCAGGCGATCTTCACGAAGCGGGCGCGGGACTCGGGGGTCAGCTGCACGATCGGTACGGCCTTGTCGTACGGATTGCCGTGGGCGTCCAGGCAGATCCACCCGCTCGCCCCGTTCACCCGCAGCTCCCTGCCCTTGACCTGCGGCCACTGGAGCCCCACGTCCGCCAGGGCCGGGATCCTCCCGGTCGGTGACGCCCCGCGAATGCCTCGCACGGCGAGCCGCATGGCGTCATGGGCGATGATCAGCTGGCCGTCGTCCAGGGCGATCGGGCCGACGGGACCGACCGGTTCCTTCGTGGCGCCGGCCAGCAGCGCCCGGAGCGCCTTCGCGTCGGCCGCGGCGCCCCCGGTTTTCGCGGAGTCCTTCAGCCAGGCGTCCGGGTGGGCGAGGGCCGTGTAGCGCACGGTCAGCAGCGGGTCCTTGAGGGCGGCCGGGTCGAGGTCCTTGTCACCGGCGAGGTAGGAACCCTCGTCGCCGGTGAGCACGGTGAACCGGCGGTCGTGGCAGCCGCGTTGGCCCAGCGTGTTGATGAACTGGCGCAGTTGGGTGTGGCGCCCCGCGAAGAGGACGGTGTCGGTACTGGCCGGCGTGTTGCACAGGATGTTGGTGATCTGCGCGAAGACGTTGGAGGTGCTGCCCTCCTTGCTGCGGTCGGCGGGCGGCGTGAAGGGCTGGGCCTCGTAGCGCGAGCCTGTGAGCATCTTCTCGAAGGACCCCTGCAGCGTGCGCGTGTACGGGTCGCCCGTCCGGTCGTAGACCAGGAAGGCGTTGACGGCCGAGACCTTGGCGAACGAGGCGAGGGCGCGGGCCTCGTCCGTGTTGGTGGGGGAGACGCGGGCGAGGCCGGGGAAGGGGTCCTTCCCGTGCTGCCCGTTGGCGAGGTCGTCGGCGGTGATCGAGCTCCCTATCACCGGGATGCCCCGGGCGGTCAGCTCCGCGACGGCCTTCTTGTTGTTGTCGGTGCTCTGTCCGACCCCGGTCACCGCGCGCAGCCGGTCGGGTCCCTTCGCCATGCTCTCCAGCCGGTCGACCGTGTACTGCCAGTACGTACCGGTGGAACCGGGGTTGGCCAGCACCAGGCGGATCTTCGGCTTCAGCCCGGTGGTGTCGTGGTTGGCCTGGTACTGGGCCAGGTAGGCGCCCTGGAGTTCGTGCAGCACGTCGCCCAGGTTGTCGGCGTCGGTCGCCGTGAACGGCTCCAGCAGGGCGACGGTGACGTAACTGCCGGGCTCCAGACGGGCGTTCTCCCGGTGGATCGCCCGTACGGTGTCGGCGAACTGCGGCCGGCCGAAGGCGTACGTGGACCACGAGACGCCCACACATTCGCCGCTGCCCTCGGGCTGGACGACGCCCGGTGCGCAGGACCGATTCTCCTTGGTGGCCGTCATGCCGCCCCAGACGCCGAGGCCCGTGAGGGCGGCGGCCAGCGTCAGCGCCACGTACCGGCGGAAACGGATCTCCCAGACGTCCTCGCGCAGCCACCGCCACCAACGCGCCATCATCGGTCCCCGTCCCCTGTCATCACTGCCCCCCGGTCCCGTTCTCGTCGTCGTCCGGGACGCGCAGAGGGCGTCCGGCCAGCGCGTGCGACGGCCACTCCCGCGAGGCCCGCCACAGCAGCGGGTTGCCCGCGGGCCGAAGGTTCGACAGCTGCTCCAGTTCGAAGCGGAGCCGCTCACCCACCTTCGGGTCCGGCAGCACCAGCGGATCGGTCAGCTGCCAGACGGCGTGCAGCAGCCGTCGTACCCGCAGATGCAGTACGGCGTCCACGCTGTCCGGCGGCCGCTGGGCCGCGTCCGTGCGGCCGAGCGCGATCGACGCCCGGTCGTCGTGGCCGGCGGGGTTGTCGGCGTCCCGGCCGTCCGGGCCGTGCGCGTGGTAGTACGGCGCGGACGCGATGAAGAGCAGCGTCGCGAGCCAGCTCCTGGTGTCGGTGCGCGGGAAGGTGTCGCGCAGGTGCGCCACCGCGAAGTCCGCCTTGCCCAGGGCGAGTTCGTGGTGCAGCCGGTAGCGGTCCCGGTCGGGGAGTTCCCCGTCGCCGTAGTGGTCGACGAGAGTGCGGTGCACGGCCCGCCACCGCTCGTGGTCCGGGTCGTCGTGGTGCAGGCGCAGCAGGAGCAGCGCGCGCAGGAACGGATCGCCCACGAACTGCCCGGCGACCGTGGGCAGGCCCTCCCGCGCCAGCCGCTCCTCCAGGTCGAGGACGCCCGAGGCGCCGAAGTCGTCCGGGAGCTGGACCTCCGCGAGGGCGCACGCCGAGTCGCGGTCGTGGGCGGCGGCGAGCACGGTCAGCTCGTCGAGCCGGCCGCCGGGCACCAGCCGGTCCAGCAGTTCCAGATAGGTGGGGCGACCGTCGTGGTCCTCGTGGACGACGACGTCCGCGGTGAGCAACGGGCCCAGCGAGGTGGCTCCGCGGGGCAGGTTCTGCCGGGCGGACTCCGCGAGCAGGGTCACGCCGAGCGGGCTGCCGCCGGTCAGCCGGTGGGTCGCGTGCGGCAGGTGCGGCGGCACGTCCAGGCCCTGGGCGGTGCCGCCCAGCAGGTGCAGGGTGTCGTCCGGGGTCAGTGGCGGCAGCGAGACGAGCAGTGCCCGCGAGGACGGCGAGGTACCCGGCTCCCAGCCGGTGTGCCGGATCACCTCGGGGAGGGTGCGCCGGCCCGCGTTGCGCAGCGCCGGGTGGGTGTCCCCGCGCAGGGCGGCGAAGAAGACGACCTGGTCGGCGATGCCGTCGGCGCGGTCGCGCAGCACGGGTTCCAGCAGGCCGAGGCCGGCCGGCTCCCGCATGTTGTCGATCAGTACGACCGGGCGGCCCAGCCGGTGCGAGCGCTGCATGACCCCCGCGTACGCGTCGTCGAGATCGGCCAGCAGGGCCCGGACGAGATGGCGTTCGGCGTGCGTGCGGGAGTCGCCGCCGGCGCGGAAGTGCGCGGAGAGCAGGATCAGTCCGAGCTTGGCGTTGCCGCCCGCGTTCGGATAGTCGCGGTACCAGGTGGCGGCCCTGCGCAGTCTGCGGTGGGTGGGGGCGATCCCCTCGGCGAAGGCCTCCAGGGTCGCCTCGATGATCGGCTCCACCACCGGGCCCGTACTGCTCATCGAGGCGATGAGCTTGGCGACGACCTTGCTCACCCAGCGGCCCGCGAAGCCCGACAGCCGTGAGCCCGTCTCGTTCAGGAGCAG
It encodes:
- a CDS encoding ABC transporter substrate-binding protein — encoded protein: MARWWRWLREDVWEIRFRRYVALTLAAALTGLGVWGGMTATKENRSCAPGVVQPEGSGECVGVSWSTYAFGRPQFADTVRAIHRENARLEPGSYVTVALLEPFTATDADNLGDVLHELQGAYLAQYQANHDTTGLKPKIRLVLANPGSTGTYWQYTVDRLESMAKGPDRLRAVTGVGQSTDNNKKAVAELTARGIPVIGSSITADDLANGQHGKDPFPGLARVSPTNTDEARALASFAKVSAVNAFLVYDRTGDPYTRTLQGSFEKMLTGSRYEAQPFTPPADRSKEGSTSNVFAQITNILCNTPASTDTVLFAGRHTQLRQFINTLGQRGCHDRRFTVLTGDEGSYLAGDKDLDPAALKDPLLTVRYTALAHPDAWLKDSAKTGGAAADAKALRALLAGATKEPVGPVGPIALDDGQLIIAHDAMRLAVRGIRGASPTGRIPALADVGLQWPQVKGRELRVNGASGWICLDAHGNPYDKAVPIVQLTPESRARFVKIAWPEGKPPAKECLPPS